In a single window of the Acetivibrio clariflavus DSM 19732 genome:
- a CDS encoding VanW family protein translates to MLKHNKVYIILMILFFQSVLSITLGLFFLHFSSKGHILPNVYVSTLYVGNYTKSKAVSAIKEHYDKISEDSGILIKCDDDKEYRIKLSDIEFSIDCEATADEAYYIKEDNRLARLIKGFFANKKITIYPVVKINEEKLKKHLEEFALLVDKAPVNARINFQNGEISKIPHQLGMKLNIPNSIEKIKSEIGNNLNSTIEFNPENNYEINWIWPELTLSDFNGIDSVISSYSTPITDFKDNKSIVQAAKALNGFLVMGSDFNNRKYKEFSFVNRMKEKGISFEKTNEGLSQVASTLYAALLKTGIDVDYIYRKKHNAIVEYIEPGLDVEISEKEGDFTFKNPFDFPIAVFTEYDDRNITVYILGSKGNGYSKKEIETRVVQKIEPPVLRTVNYDLKPLEEKVVISGKPGIEVEVYRVSEENGKINSDLLYIDSYEAVESIVQVGPKR, encoded by the coding sequence ATGCTAAAACATAACAAAGTTTATATTATATTGATGATTTTGTTTTTCCAGTCAGTATTGTCGATAACTTTGGGATTGTTTTTCCTTCACTTTTCATCAAAAGGTCATATTTTACCTAATGTATATGTAAGCACGTTATATGTGGGAAATTACACAAAAAGCAAAGCGGTATCCGCAATTAAAGAGCATTATGACAAAATATCGGAGGATTCGGGTATTTTGATAAAATGCGATGATGACAAAGAGTATAGGATTAAACTTTCGGATATCGAATTTTCGATAGATTGTGAAGCTACTGCTGATGAAGCATATTACATAAAGGAAGACAACAGACTTGCAAGACTAATAAAAGGATTTTTTGCAAATAAAAAGATAACGATATATCCAGTGGTAAAGATAAATGAAGAAAAACTTAAAAAACATTTGGAGGAGTTTGCTTTATTGGTAGATAAAGCGCCTGTAAATGCTCGGATTAATTTTCAAAATGGTGAGATAAGTAAAATTCCGCATCAATTGGGGATGAAACTTAATATCCCAAATTCAATAGAGAAAATTAAGAGTGAAATCGGAAATAATCTTAACAGTACTATTGAATTTAATCCGGAAAACAACTATGAGATTAATTGGATTTGGCCTGAACTTACCCTTTCAGATTTTAATGGTATTGATTCTGTTATTTCCAGCTATTCAACTCCCATTACAGACTTTAAAGACAATAAAAGTATAGTGCAGGCTGCAAAGGCACTAAACGGTTTTTTGGTGATGGGATCAGATTTTAATAACCGAAAGTATAAGGAGTTTTCCTTTGTTAATCGAATGAAGGAAAAGGGCATTTCCTTTGAAAAAACAAATGAGGGTTTAAGCCAGGTGGCGTCAACTCTTTATGCTGCATTGCTTAAAACTGGTATTGATGTCGATTATATTTACAGAAAGAAGCATAATGCAATTGTGGAATATATCGAACCTGGTCTGGATGTGGAAATATCCGAAAAAGAAGGAGATTTTACATTTAAAAACCCTTTTGATTTCCCGATTGCAGTCTTTACCGAATATGATGATAGGAACATAACAGTGTACATATTGGGAAGTAAGGGGAATGGCTATTCTAAAAAGGAAATAGAGACAAGGGTTGTACAAAAAATTGAGCCGCCTGTTTTAAGGACTGTAAATTATGATTTAAAGCCTCTTGAAGAAAAAGTTGTCATTAGTGGTAAGCCGGGAATTGAGGTAGAGGTATATAGAGTTTCAGAAGAAAACGGCAAAATCAATTCAGATCTTTTATATATCGATAGTTATGAAGCGGTTGAATCAATTGTTCAGGTTGGACCTAAAAGATAA
- a CDS encoding Maf family protein has product MQIILASQSPRRSELLKQLGLNFQIRIADIDESNSMGLKASELVQYLAFEKAKAVAEDSSLDRDSIVIGADTVVVKDGAILGKPRDKQEAFNMLKSLNGSWHEVMTGIAVIDANSFKYDKCVEITRVKMKELKDETINAYINSGEPLDKAGAYGIQGLGAVLVDRIEGCYFNVVGLPISKLSDILKNYGVYVLK; this is encoded by the coding sequence ATGCAAATTATACTTGCATCCCAATCGCCTAGAAGGTCTGAATTACTCAAGCAGCTAGGACTGAATTTTCAAATTAGAATAGCAGACATAGATGAGAGTAATTCCATGGGGCTTAAGGCATCGGAGCTTGTTCAGTATCTTGCCTTTGAAAAGGCTAAAGCTGTAGCTGAAGATTCAAGTTTGGACAGAGATTCCATAGTAATAGGGGCCGATACAGTTGTAGTTAAAGACGGAGCAATTTTGGGAAAGCCGCGGGACAAGCAGGAGGCTTTTAATATGCTGAAAAGTCTTAACGGAAGCTGGCATGAAGTAATGACTGGTATAGCTGTTATTGATGCTAACAGCTTTAAATATGATAAATGTGTTGAAATAACCAGAGTTAAGATGAAGGAATTGAAAGATGAGACAATCAATGCCTACATTAATTCGGGTGAGCCCTTAGATAAAGCAGGCGCTTACGGTATACAGGGCTTGGGGGCTGTACTTGTCGATAGAATTGAAGGTTGCTATTTCAATGTTGTAGGTTTACCTATTTCAAAACTGAGTGATATTTTAAAGAACTATGGAGTGTATGTTTTAAAATAA
- the mrdA gene encoding penicillin-binding protein 2 encodes MEKRTNEKKSNERFVLLAIMYLLVFTIIVVQLINLQIINGKENDEKSQQRLLQEREIVAPRGIIADTNGIPIATNRVGYTIHVAKTNLKGPQLNEMIIKLIRIIESNGDTFESGLPNYLTFNPIDFGKNIKDSEKALQKWKSEMVLKEKEIELLNTPEDVFKYFREKKFDIDAKYTDEEAYKIMCIRYDMLIKGYTATNPLLIAKDVGIKTVAQIEERSHEFPGVQIDVEPVRKYVDAQDFAHVLGFIGLLSEEQYESKKDAGYKLNDIIGKAGIERAAENYLRGINGKKRVEVDTSGRLTSELSSEPAIPGNNVYLTIDSRLQKVAMESLERNIADIRSRADYRKNFGDANAGAVVAIDVNSGAILAMASYPTYDPSVFLPRTDVPDAAKKQNEYLNDSKNKPMLNRAIGGVYTPGSIYKPLTAIAALEENAITPDTAFYCKGYTEQGGMRFRCMGVHGRVNLNKGLEVSCNVYFQEIGVKTGIDKIDKWVKSFGLGELTGIEIPAEEAKGMRANRETKMEYRNDVWRPADTAQVSIGQFDNMFTPIQIANYVSTLANGGKRYKPYIIKSVKKYDGSIVMETKPEYETVPVSQKTIEAIKAGMIQVSSSMEGTAAAYFRDFPFTVASKTGTPETGLESQGKSSNGLFIAYAPAEKPEIAIAVVVEHGVWGSYAVPIAKDVLREYFGLNGDKTNDDQIAVEEVKFTR; translated from the coding sequence ATGGAAAAAAGAACGAATGAAAAAAAATCAAACGAGAGATTTGTATTATTGGCAATAATGTATTTGCTTGTTTTTACTATAATTGTAGTTCAACTGATAAACCTTCAGATAATAAACGGAAAAGAGAATGATGAAAAATCTCAGCAAAGGCTTCTTCAGGAAAGGGAAATTGTTGCCCCAAGGGGTATAATAGCCGATACCAACGGCATACCTATAGCTACAAACAGGGTGGGGTATACAATTCATGTGGCAAAGACCAATCTTAAAGGCCCCCAGCTAAATGAAATGATTATTAAACTTATTCGAATTATTGAAAGTAATGGAGACACTTTCGAGTCGGGGCTTCCCAACTATTTGACTTTTAATCCGATTGATTTTGGAAAAAATATAAAAGATTCCGAAAAAGCATTGCAGAAGTGGAAATCTGAAATGGTTTTAAAAGAAAAGGAGATAGAGCTGCTCAATACACCGGAAGATGTGTTTAAATATTTTAGGGAAAAAAAGTTTGATATTGATGCAAAATATACCGATGAAGAAGCTTATAAAATAATGTGCATAAGATATGATATGCTCATAAAAGGTTATACGGCAACCAATCCTCTTCTCATTGCCAAAGATGTAGGGATAAAGACGGTAGCTCAAATTGAGGAGAGAAGCCATGAATTCCCGGGAGTCCAGATTGATGTTGAACCGGTTAGAAAATACGTAGATGCACAGGATTTTGCCCATGTTTTGGGATTTATCGGTTTATTGAGCGAAGAGCAATACGAATCAAAAAAAGATGCAGGATACAAGTTAAATGACATAATAGGTAAGGCCGGTATAGAAAGGGCTGCAGAAAATTATTTAAGAGGGATAAACGGAAAGAAAAGGGTAGAGGTTGACACCAGCGGAAGGCTTACTTCTGAACTTAGCAGTGAGCCTGCAATACCGGGCAATAACGTTTATCTTACTATTGACTCAAGGCTTCAAAAGGTTGCAATGGAATCTTTGGAAAGAAATATTGCCGATATTCGGTCAAGAGCTGACTATAGAAAGAACTTTGGGGATGCCAATGCTGGTGCGGTTGTTGCCATAGATGTAAATAGCGGTGCAATTTTGGCTATGGCAAGTTATCCTACTTATGACCCGAGTGTTTTTCTTCCTAGAACCGATGTTCCTGATGCTGCTAAGAAACAGAACGAGTACCTTAATGACAGTAAAAATAAACCTATGCTTAATAGGGCTATTGGAGGAGTATACACACCAGGATCAATTTATAAACCTTTAACTGCTATAGCTGCCCTGGAGGAAAATGCAATAACGCCCGATACAGCTTTCTATTGCAAAGGTTATACAGAGCAGGGTGGAATGAGATTCCGTTGTATGGGAGTTCATGGTAGAGTAAATTTGAATAAGGGATTGGAAGTTTCCTGTAATGTATATTTCCAGGAAATTGGTGTTAAAACCGGTATTGATAAAATTGACAAATGGGTTAAATCATTCGGCCTTGGGGAATTGACCGGAATTGAAATTCCAGCGGAAGAAGCAAAAGGAATGAGAGCTAACAGGGAAACAAAGATGGAATACAGGAATGATGTATGGAGACCGGCAGATACTGCCCAAGTGTCAATAGGACAATTTGACAATATGTTTACTCCTATTCAGATAGCCAACTATGTAAGTACCCTTGCCAACGGGGGAAAGAGATATAAACCGTATATAATTAAAAGTGTAAAAAAATACGACGGCTCAATAGTGATGGAAACCAAGCCGGAATATGAAACTGTCCCTGTAAGCCAGAAAACGATAGAGGCTATAAAAGCGGGAATGATTCAGGTTTCCAGCTCTATGGAAGGTACTGCGGCTGCATACTTTAGAGATTTTCCTTTTACTGTTGCTTCAAAAACCGGAACGCCGGAAACGGGATTGGAATCTCAGGGAAAATCATCAAACGGACTGTTTATTGCCTATGCACCTGCTGAAAAGCCTGAAATAGCAATAGCTGTAGTTGTAGAACACGGCGTTTGGGGTTCATATGCTGTACCCATTGCAAAGGACGTGCTCAGAGAGTACTTTGGATTAAACGGTGACAAAACCAATGATGATCAAATAGCAGTGGAAGAGGTTAAATTTACACGTTAA
- the mreC gene encoding rod shape-determining protein MreC, which translates to MLRLFKNKIFILVSITIILLIVMGLSSIQNGKINYVGDIFSTILSPFQRFINYSDKKINDFFAHFEDIDKLRKENEVLKQKVYELVYENEKLIDLKIKNEELRRALDIKDQYSTMDMVGANIIAKDMGNWFDIFTIDRGTKDGIEIDYPVVTSNGLVGRVMQTDLFTSKVISIIDEDSSISARLSKTSDLVVVKGDRKLKDQGLCIMNYIPADADVSAGDRVETSGVGGIYPKGILIGTVREVRQRTNELDRYAIIEPVVDFKRLEEVFILKPKTINNNETSEGSK; encoded by the coding sequence TTGCTGCGTCTTTTTAAAAACAAAATATTTATACTTGTTTCTATTACAATTATACTTTTAATTGTAATGGGATTGTCGTCAATACAAAACGGCAAGATTAATTATGTGGGCGATATTTTCAGCACTATTTTATCTCCTTTTCAGAGGTTCATAAATTATTCTGACAAGAAGATAAATGATTTTTTTGCACATTTTGAGGATATTGATAAGTTGAGGAAAGAAAATGAAGTTTTAAAACAAAAGGTTTATGAGTTGGTATATGAAAATGAAAAGCTAATTGATTTAAAAATAAAAAATGAAGAGCTGAGAAGGGCTTTGGATATTAAGGACCAATACAGCACTATGGACATGGTCGGTGCCAATATAATAGCAAAGGACATGGGAAATTGGTTTGATATTTTTACAATAGACAGAGGGACAAAGGATGGAATTGAAATTGATTATCCTGTAGTGACAAGCAATGGCCTGGTGGGAAGGGTAATGCAAACCGATTTATTTACATCAAAGGTTATTTCCATAATAGATGAGGATAGTTCTATCAGTGCCAGACTGTCTAAGACCAGTGATTTAGTTGTAGTAAAAGGTGATAGAAAGCTCAAGGATCAGGGGCTTTGCATTATGAATTATATTCCTGCCGATGCTGATGTATCGGCCGGTGACCGGGTGGAAACGTCGGGTGTTGGAGGAATTTATCCAAAAGGTATTCTTATCGGAACAGTAAGGGAAGTAAGACAAAGGACAAATGAATTGGATAGATATGCTATTATTGAACCTGTGGTAGATTTTAAGCGTCTTGAAGAGGTATTTATTTTAAAGCCGAAAACAATCAATAATAATGAAACGAGCGAAGGTAGCAAATGA
- the mreD gene encoding rod shape-determining protein MreD, which yields MRLKVIAYSILIFLTVLIQSTIADFIKIYDVKPNLTITVIVCVAFRRNAIEGAIVGFFCGLMQDAVSGRVIGFYALLGLYLGLIIGRSNKKLNKENALIAIFLTFVSTIVYEYIVYFFTTVFRAPLDFIYPFKNIILTEAIYNSVISIIAFIIVNRIHKRFEEFEKNSRRY from the coding sequence ATGAGATTAAAAGTAATTGCTTATTCTATCCTTATTTTTTTGACTGTGCTGATTCAGTCAACAATTGCTGATTTTATAAAGATTTATGATGTCAAGCCCAATCTTACCATTACGGTAATAGTTTGCGTTGCCTTTAGAAGAAATGCTATAGAAGGGGCTATAGTAGGTTTCTTTTGCGGTCTTATGCAGGATGCTGTTTCTGGAAGAGTTATTGGCTTTTATGCTCTTCTGGGTCTTTACTTGGGCTTAATAATAGGCAGAAGTAATAAAAAGCTCAACAAAGAGAATGCTCTTATTGCTATTTTTTTAACTTTTGTATCAACAATTGTATATGAGTACATTGTTTATTTTTTTACTACGGTTTTCAGGGCACCACTGGATTTTATATATCCCTTTAAGAATATAATTCTAACCGAAGCAATTTATAACAGTGTAATTTCCATAATAGCTTTTATAATAGTAAATAGGATACATAAAAGATTTGAGGAGTTTGAGAAAAATTCCAGAAGATATTAA
- a CDS encoding PRC-barrel domain-containing protein, whose protein sequence is MKKAQDIIGLPIISIYDGIEVGRVKNIIINATKRAIEYLIIDSGIQFLSAKIVPTVNVLGIGEYAVTIENESVISYVSEIPAAIELLQKNIQVTGTKLLTKKGRLIGEVGDIYVDEDDNCSIVGLEYIYDGKVKIIPRTSIISISKDFVVVIEEVEESLIDKKEELENVVCLQDDEKDRYNPHIDQNSDFVENSGDEIEELIIEETDSSYEEIDVSYPDFPFETNISVEEVLDLSLPENDKLNYEDFFADIDDNYLESGFNDNGLDETFFEGFEDLEGGYLEEDLKKDEKSINIQLLTENIEKEINEKENIEKESTDKVNTEKNSDDKKEVWKPSFVNFDKEKTSGSSLDKSSAAHLFEQRQKEYLNGRKATKTIISSSGTVIIRQGEIITDEVIELSRQNGKLIELIMNNEA, encoded by the coding sequence ATGAAAAAGGCTCAGGATATAATTGGATTGCCAATTATAAGTATTTATGACGGCATTGAAGTGGGCAGGGTAAAAAATATAATTATTAATGCTACAAAGAGAGCAATAGAATACTTGATAATTGACAGCGGAATTCAATTCCTTAGTGCTAAGATAGTGCCTACAGTTAATGTATTGGGTATTGGAGAATATGCGGTAACAATCGAGAATGAATCGGTAATAAGTTATGTAAGTGAGATACCTGCTGCCATAGAATTATTGCAGAAAAATATACAAGTTACCGGAACTAAGCTGCTTACTAAAAAAGGAAGGCTTATTGGTGAAGTTGGCGATATTTATGTTGATGAGGATGATAATTGCAGTATTGTTGGACTTGAATATATATATGACGGTAAGGTTAAAATCATACCCAGAACAAGTATTATTTCTATAAGCAAGGATTTTGTTGTTGTAATTGAAGAAGTAGAAGAGAGCTTGATTGACAAAAAGGAAGAGTTAGAGAACGTAGTTTGTTTGCAAGATGATGAAAAAGATAGGTATAATCCTCATATTGACCAAAACAGTGATTTTGTGGAGAATTCTGGCGACGAAATAGAGGAATTGATTATAGAAGAAACCGATTCATCGTATGAAGAAATTGATGTATCTTATCCTGATTTCCCCTTTGAAACGAATATATCTGTGGAAGAGGTATTGGATTTATCCTTGCCTGAAAATGATAAATTAAACTACGAAGATTTTTTTGCCGATATTGATGATAACTATCTTGAAAGCGGTTTTAATGATAATGGACTGGATGAAACATTTTTTGAAGGTTTTGAGGATTTGGAAGGAGGTTATTTGGAGGAAGATTTAAAAAAAGATGAGAAGTCTATTAATATACAACTGTTAACTGAAAATATCGAAAAAGAAATTAATGAAAAAGAAAATATTGAAAAAGAAAGTACTGACAAAGTAAATACTGAAAAGAATTCAGACGATAAAAAGGAAGTTTGGAAGCCTTCTTTCGTTAATTTTGACAAGGAAAAAACCTCCGGCAGTTCGTTGGATAAAAGTAGTGCTGCCCATCTGTTTGAACAGCGGCAGAAAGAATATCTTAATGGGAGAAAAGCTACAAAAACTATTATTTCCAGCTCAGGAACAGTTATAATCAGACAGGGAGAAATTATAACCGATGAGGTTATCGAACTTTCAAGACAAAACGGAAAACTGATTGAACTAATAATGAATAATGAAGCATAG
- a CDS encoding rod shape-determining protein has translation MGIFTRDIGIDLGTANTLVHVKGKGIVVREPSVVAINKKSGDILAVGDAAKEMIGRTPGNIVAIRPMKDGVIADFDITQAMLKYFIKKALSKGIVGKPRVVICVPSGVTEVEKRAVEEASLAAGAKEAYLIEEPMAAAIGANLPVDEPSGSMVVDIGGGTSEVAVISLGGIVTSKSLRIAGDELDEAIVHYVKKEYNLMIGERTAEEIKMTIGAAYPKPKEESMEIRGRDLISGLPKNITITSTEVADALREPINAIVDSIKYTLEKTPPELAADIMDRGIMLTGGGALLSGLDKLIRDETGMPVNIADNPLDCVAMGSGKVLEEIETLKKVLISPKRLK, from the coding sequence ATGGGCATATTTACTAGGGATATCGGTATAGATTTAGGAACTGCCAATACATTGGTGCATGTAAAAGGTAAAGGTATTGTAGTGAGAGAACCTTCAGTTGTTGCAATAAATAAAAAATCAGGCGATATTCTTGCAGTTGGCGATGCTGCGAAAGAAATGATAGGAAGGACTCCGGGGAATATAGTTGCAATAAGACCGATGAAAGATGGTGTTATTGCTGATTTCGATATTACACAGGCAATGTTAAAATATTTTATAAAAAAAGCTTTATCAAAGGGAATAGTTGGAAAACCAAGAGTGGTAATTTGTGTACCTTCCGGAGTTACCGAAGTGGAAAAAAGAGCTGTAGAAGAAGCATCACTGGCGGCCGGTGCGAAGGAGGCGTATTTGATTGAAGAACCTATGGCAGCTGCAATTGGTGCCAATCTCCCGGTGGATGAACCGTCGGGAAGCATGGTTGTCGATATCGGTGGCGGAACCAGTGAAGTGGCTGTTATATCTCTTGGAGGAATTGTTACCAGTAAATCCCTGCGAATAGCCGGGGATGAATTGGATGAGGCTATTGTGCATTATGTAAAAAAAGAGTATAATTTGATGATAGGTGAAAGAACGGCAGAAGAAATAAAGATGACTATTGGAGCAGCTTATCCTAAACCTAAAGAAGAGTCTATGGAAATTAGGGGAAGAGATCTTATCTCCGGACTTCCTAAAAATATAACTATAACCTCAACGGAAGTCGCTGATGCATTAAGAGAGCCTATAAATGCAATAGTTGATTCAATTAAGTACACTTTGGAGAAAACTCCACCCGAACTTGCAGCAGATATCATGGACAGGGGAATAATGCTTACCGGAGGGGGAGCGCTTCTTAGCGGTTTGGATAAATTGATCAGAGATGAGACTGGAATGCCTGTTAATATAGCCGATAATCCGTTAGATTGTGTGGCAATGGGATCGGGAAAGGTATTGGAAGAAATTGAAACATTGAAGAAGGTGCTTATTTCTCCTAAAAGACTCAAGTAG
- a CDS encoding adaptor protein MecA, with amino-acid sequence MKIEKINENKIKVTITLSDLQERNIDLENLNYNSLATQELFWDMMEQAEIQFGFNTSESQLAIEASPDENDGFVIFITKLDDDEDFESIQKYIKNRFRKSDLRVKKKCHKLCSSIVIYSFENFDHLVSLCSILNNIYSGNSTLYKLKNTYYMIFTKNAYTVSNLRYFESLLNEYGKKVSNNAYYEGYLEEYGQKIIEANAVEIISCYF; translated from the coding sequence ATGAAAATAGAAAAAATTAACGAGAATAAAATTAAAGTTACAATTACATTAAGTGATCTGCAGGAAAGAAATATTGACTTAGAGAATCTCAACTATAATTCACTTGCTACCCAGGAATTGTTTTGGGATATGATGGAGCAAGCAGAAATTCAGTTTGGCTTTAATACTTCCGAATCACAATTGGCAATCGAAGCATCACCGGATGAAAATGACGGTTTTGTTATATTTATAACCAAGCTCGATGATGATGAAGATTTTGAATCAATTCAGAAATATATAAAGAATAGATTCAGGAAGTCCGATTTAAGAGTAAAAAAGAAATGTCACAAGCTGTGCTCATCAATAGTTATTTACTCTTTTGAAAACTTTGACCACCTTGTCAGTTTGTGCAGCATACTTAATAACATTTATTCGGGTAACAGTACGTTGTATAAGCTAAAAAATACCTATTACATGATATTTACCAAAAATGCCTATACCGTTAGCAATTTGAGATATTTCGAATCTTTGCTCAATGAATATGGAAAAAAAGTCTCCAATAATGCCTATTACGAAGGTTACTTGGAGGAATACGGTCAAAAAATAATTGAAGCCAATGCAGTAGAAATTATTTCCTGTTATTTCTAA